The Flavobacterium faecale genome has a segment encoding these proteins:
- a CDS encoding DUF1501 domain-containing protein — MNRRNFLALTGTFTGGSLLLPDFLHAFGTQNNLIIGDQCVVFVQLNGGNDGLNTYIPFEDPNYYFLRPKIALSKEEVIAGNNGMAFHPSLKGFAQIQQEGQLSVLQNVGYPDPNRSHFRSQEIWQTASASNQYLNEGWLGRYLDLQCKDHNPIAGINIDSTDTLSLKGKEPNSITVKDPNRFKIKKDKDDNVQLSKNPSLDFVRKIADSVVEGSDEIQKALAKSTTEITYPKTGLGKNLEWIARLVKGNLNSKVYYTSLNGFDTHDNQLPTQKNKLTELNDAVYSFYDDLKKANLMQNVTVVVFSEFGRRVKDNKNGTDHGKAAPMFIIGGNNKGKVLGNNPNLVDLDNGDLKYEIDFRSVYATLLEQKLQFDPAQIGITNKSLKGLF; from the coding sequence ATGAACAGAAGAAATTTTTTAGCCTTGACCGGAACTTTCACTGGTGGTTCCCTGTTACTCCCTGATTTTTTACATGCTTTTGGCACGCAAAACAACCTTATAATCGGTGATCAATGTGTTGTTTTTGTACAACTCAACGGTGGAAATGATGGACTGAATACTTACATTCCGTTTGAAGATCCAAACTATTATTTTTTGCGTCCAAAAATCGCTCTTTCAAAAGAAGAAGTCATTGCAGGCAACAACGGCATGGCTTTTCACCCATCACTCAAAGGCTTTGCTCAAATTCAGCAAGAAGGGCAATTGTCCGTTTTGCAAAATGTAGGTTATCCTGATCCCAATCGATCTCACTTTCGATCACAAGAAATATGGCAAACTGCCTCCGCTTCGAATCAATACCTGAATGAAGGTTGGCTTGGACGCTATTTGGACCTGCAATGTAAAGACCATAACCCTATTGCCGGCATTAACATCGACAGTACCGATACCTTATCGTTGAAAGGAAAAGAACCAAATTCTATCACGGTAAAAGATCCTAATCGTTTCAAAATTAAAAAAGATAAAGACGACAATGTGCAATTGTCAAAAAATCCATCGCTTGATTTTGTTCGAAAAATAGCCGATTCTGTAGTCGAAGGCTCTGACGAAATCCAGAAAGCATTGGCTAAATCAACCACCGAAATAACATACCCAAAAACAGGTTTAGGTAAAAACCTAGAATGGATTGCGCGATTGGTCAAAGGAAATCTAAATTCAAAGGTGTACTATACCTCGCTCAATGGTTTTGACACACACGACAACCAATTGCCTACGCAAAAAAATAAACTTACTGAGTTGAATGATGCTGTTTATAGTTTTTATGATGACCTTAAAAAAGCCAATTTGATGCAGAATGTTACTGTAGTGGTTTTTTCGGAATTTGGACGACGCGTGAAAGACAATAAAAATGGTACCGATCACGGTAAAGCGGCACCGATGTTTATAATTGGAGGAAATAATAAAGGAAAAGTCCTTGGTAACAATCCTAACCTAGTCGACTTGGACAATGGTGATTTGAAATACGAAATAGATTTTAGAAGCGTGTATGCTACCTTATTAGAACAAAAACTACAATTTGATCCTGCACAGATTGGGATTACCAATAAAAGTCTCAAAGGATTATTCTAA
- a CDS encoding DUF1800 domain-containing protein: MNRNSLWSLRLGFSNKQAAAIENLGIKKFLEDSFKSSFDKKVPSFLDDSPKSSEDLKELRKATKDADPEVKKKIQREGIQTNLAMKSWWIDKMREDEFPLREKMTCFWQNHYVATYQKVKVNYWVYQHNQICRTHAFGNFRELTKEIVQSNAVVRYLDNTDNRKGKINENLSRELLELFTIGIGNYSEQDVQNGAKALAGLGLGDSKAMYRKVYEDNDSITYFGKKGIFKVNEIVDIIFEQKNTPYYITRKILKWFIYDDPDEKLVTYYGDYFRKVDYEIKPLLVKIFTEEFDKDTAGSKIKNPLEFSLQLLDELHIDTKNNNFLAQFLRQQNMDLFNQPNVKGWDGGRSWLTSQVYLQRNNLAYLLTNGKALNQKVLNDNAMNPRKNNKQQEAKLDWQKGNNKEIISQLSNRLLFQVDDTSQKDFESILKYDFDENAKNADQAVLRLFNGMIKLPEFQLI, from the coding sequence ATGAACCGTAATTCACTTTGGTCGCTTCGTTTGGGATTTTCGAACAAACAAGCAGCAGCAATAGAAAATTTAGGAATTAAAAAATTTCTAGAGGACTCGTTCAAGAGCTCATTCGATAAAAAAGTCCCTAGTTTTTTGGATGATAGTCCAAAAAGCAGTGAAGACCTCAAGGAATTACGAAAAGCAACTAAAGACGCCGATCCTGAGGTAAAGAAAAAAATTCAAAGAGAAGGTATCCAAACTAATCTCGCCATGAAATCGTGGTGGATTGACAAAATGCGGGAAGATGAATTTCCGTTACGCGAAAAAATGACCTGCTTTTGGCAAAATCATTATGTAGCAACCTACCAAAAAGTCAAAGTCAATTATTGGGTGTATCAGCACAATCAAATTTGCAGAACACATGCTTTTGGCAATTTTCGCGAACTTACAAAAGAGATCGTACAATCCAATGCAGTCGTGCGCTACCTTGATAATACCGATAATCGAAAAGGAAAAATAAACGAAAATTTGAGCCGTGAACTACTCGAACTTTTTACCATTGGCATTGGCAATTACTCCGAACAAGACGTTCAAAACGGAGCAAAAGCACTTGCCGGATTAGGCTTAGGAGATTCAAAAGCAATGTATAGAAAAGTTTATGAAGACAACGATTCCATCACTTATTTTGGTAAAAAAGGTATTTTCAAGGTAAATGAAATAGTGGATATTATTTTCGAACAAAAAAACACACCCTACTATATTACCAGAAAAATTCTTAAATGGTTTATTTACGACGATCCTGACGAAAAACTAGTAACCTACTATGGTGACTATTTTCGAAAAGTAGATTATGAAATCAAACCTTTGCTAGTCAAAATTTTTACAGAAGAATTTGATAAAGACACCGCTGGATCCAAAATTAAAAACCCTTTGGAATTTAGCCTTCAGCTTCTTGATGAATTACACATTGACACTAAAAATAATAATTTTTTAGCCCAATTTTTGCGCCAACAAAACATGGATTTATTTAACCAACCCAATGTCAAAGGTTGGGATGGTGGCAGATCTTGGCTTACCTCACAGGTGTATTTGCAGCGTAATAATCTCGCGTACTTACTCACAAACGGAAAAGCATTGAACCAGAAGGTACTGAATGACAATGCCATGAACCCTCGGAAAAATAACAAACAACAAGAAGCAAAATTAGATTGGCAAAAAGGAAACAACAAAGAAATTATCAGTCAATTGTCCAATCGATTGCTGTTTCAAGTAGACGATACAAGTCAAAAAGATTTTGAATCCATTTTGAAATATGATTTTGACGAAAATGCCAAAAATGCAGATCAAGCCGTATTAAGATTATTCAATGGTATGATCAAATTACCCGAATTTCAATTAATCTAA
- a CDS encoding DUF2721 domain-containing protein has product MNLNLETPALLFSATSLILLAYTNRFLTVATIIRSLKDTYEKDENDTILLEIKNLNLRLDLIRSMQLFGVCSLFLSVFTMLLLFINQQEVALYFFGASLLGLLVSLGLSFWEINISIDALRVHLSGIIKNNS; this is encoded by the coding sequence ATGAATTTAAACCTTGAAACTCCGGCCTTATTATTTTCTGCTACATCATTGATTTTGTTGGCCTATACCAATCGGTTTTTAACAGTCGCAACCATTATCCGTAGTTTGAAGGACACTTACGAAAAGGATGAAAATGACACTATTTTATTAGAAATTAAAAACCTAAATCTTCGCCTAGACCTCATTCGATCCATGCAACTCTTTGGTGTTTGTAGTTTGTTTTTATCTGTTTTTACCATGCTCCTCTTATTTATCAATCAACAAGAAGTTGCACTTTATTTTTTTGGTGCTAGTTTACTTGGACTATTAGTTTCATTAGGTCTTTCTTTCTGGGAAATTAATATTTCAATTGATGCGCTACGCGTCCATTTGAGTGGTATAATCAAAAATAATTCTTAA
- a CDS encoding peroxiredoxin-like family protein, with protein MKTLKEQTDAKMEAGRQANPDFMKGVDIEIAKAKEFEQGANALKIGDVAVNFELPNQQGNLISLSDLKAKGPVVVTFYRGDWCPYCNLQLRALQARLDEIHTLGATLVAISPQVHDGSLTKSEISDMNFTILSDQNAKVASQYGVAWEVPEFLLEHMRTDRNLDLQKINNGNGTVLPIPATFIINKDGIVVWNYVNVDYRTRSEPEEIIEALKKLV; from the coding sequence ATGAAAACACTAAAAGAACAAACCGATGCAAAAATGGAAGCAGGACGCCAAGCAAATCCTGATTTCATGAAAGGAGTCGATATCGAAATTGCCAAAGCAAAAGAATTTGAGCAAGGTGCAAATGCTTTAAAAATAGGAGATGTAGCAGTAAACTTTGAACTACCTAATCAACAAGGAAATCTAATTTCACTAAGCGATTTAAAAGCAAAAGGGCCTGTTGTTGTTACTTTTTACCGTGGCGATTGGTGTCCATATTGTAATTTACAACTGCGAGCATTGCAAGCACGATTGGACGAAATTCATACTTTGGGTGCGACACTCGTAGCTATAAGTCCGCAAGTTCATGATGGCTCTTTGACCAAATCTGAAATTAGTGACATGAACTTTACCATTTTATCAGACCAAAACGCAAAAGTAGCCTCACAATATGGCGTCGCTTGGGAGGTTCCAGAGTTTTTGCTCGAGCACATGCGCACGGATAGAAACTTAGACTTGCAAAAAATAAATAATGGAAACGGAACGGTACTCCCTATTCCAGCCACTTTCATCATAAACAAAGATGGCATCGTAGTTTGGAACTATGTCAATGTCGATTATAGAACCCGCTCTGAACCAGAAGAAATTATTGAAGCCCTTAAAAAATTGGTTTAA
- a CDS encoding FUSC family protein: MTQNELSQLTDQELMIEAKKMKTSKITNSFFIGFLVGIICYSIFKNSWGLFTLIPLFFIYKLVTNAKKDKPLEDEMKARNLK; this comes from the coding sequence ATGACTCAAAACGAACTTTCGCAACTAACCGATCAAGAATTAATGATCGAGGCAAAAAAAATGAAAACAAGTAAAATAACCAATAGTTTTTTCATTGGCTTCTTGGTTGGTATTATTTGCTACAGTATTTTCAAAAATAGCTGGGGATTATTTACTTTGATTCCATTATTTTTTATTTATAAATTGGTAACCAATGCCAAAAAAGACAAACCGCTTGAAGACGAAATGAAAGCTAGAAATTTGAAATGA
- a CDS encoding DUF3667 domain-containing protein, producing MNCKNCSQEVNDNFCSHCGQPTAVKRIDGHYIVHEIEHVLHFERGILFTVKELIIAPGETVRNYILDNRNRLVKPIIFIIITSLIYTITANYFHVEDGYMKYDGDQKSALSSIFKWMNAHYGYANIFMGAFIALWAKLLFKKYQFNFFEILIMLCFVMGMGMLFYAVAALVQGLTHLEVMPIGTVVIYIYMTWAIGQFFDKTKKVSYLKAFGATILGSITFVLAVVILSLLIYSVTKH from the coding sequence ATGAATTGTAAGAACTGTAGCCAGGAAGTTAATGACAATTTTTGTTCACATTGCGGACAACCAACAGCTGTAAAAAGAATTGACGGTCATTATATCGTTCACGAAATTGAACATGTACTGCATTTTGAACGAGGTATTTTGTTTACCGTTAAAGAACTCATTATCGCACCAGGTGAAACGGTTCGAAATTACATCTTAGACAACAGAAATCGCTTGGTAAAACCCATTATATTTATCATCATTACCTCACTAATTTACACAATTACTGCAAACTATTTTCATGTAGAAGATGGTTATATGAAGTATGACGGAGATCAAAAATCGGCTTTATCTTCAATTTTTAAATGGATGAATGCCCACTACGGCTATGCAAATATATTTATGGGGGCATTTATTGCCTTATGGGCAAAATTACTATTCAAGAAATATCAATTTAATTTTTTTGAGATTTTGATAATGCTCTGTTTCGTAATGGGAATGGGTATGCTATTTTATGCCGTAGCTGCGCTTGTGCAGGGTTTGACACATTTAGAAGTAATGCCAATAGGCACTGTCGTTATCTATATTTATATGACATGGGCCATAGGGCAATTTTTTGACAAGACCAAGAAAGTTAGTTATTTAAAAGCTTTTGGTGCTACAATATTAGGCTCTATTACTTTTGTGTTAGCAGTAGTAATTTTAAGCTTATTAATTTACTCAGTTACAAAACATTAA
- the htpG gene encoding molecular chaperone HtpG has translation MTTGKINVSVENIFPLIKKFLYSDHEIFLRELISNGTDATSKLKHLISIGETNVDYGNPIIEVKIDKEGKKLHIIDQGLGMTADEVEKYINQLAFSGAEEFLEKYKDSAKDSGIIGHFGLGFYSAFMVASKVEIITKSYKDEPAAHWICDGSPEFSLEPADKTTRGTEIVLHIAEDSLDFLEEGKIRDLLNKYNKFMPIPIKFGTTTETLPKPEDAPEDFVAETVEVDNIINNTNPAWTKAPADLTDEDYKKFYHELYPMQFEEPLFHIHLNVDYPFNLTGILYFPKLSGDMQMQKDKIQLYQNQVYVTDNVEGIVPEFLMMLKGVVDSPDIPLNVSRSSLQADGAVKKISNYITRKVADKLKSLFNENREEFEKKWNDIKIVLEYGMLSEDKFYEKAGAFVLYPTVDDKYYTLEELKEAIKEKQTDKDGKTVVLYAGNKEQQHSYIETAKAKGYEVLLLDSPIISHLIQKIEGDNQNLTFVRVDSDHIDNLIKKDETAISKLSDEEQTSLKTVLEAIVPKQNYTVQLQALDSQSAPFIITQPEFMRRMKEMSQSGGGGMFGMGNMPEMYNLVVNTNSELATNILNNTDKTAQESLVKQALDLAKLSQNLLKGEALTAFVKRSFELIK, from the coding sequence ATGACAACAGGAAAAATTAATGTTTCAGTAGAAAACATCTTCCCATTAATCAAGAAGTTTCTTTACAGTGATCACGAGATTTTCTTACGTGAATTAATTTCAAATGGTACAGATGCAACTTCAAAATTAAAACACCTTATTAGTATTGGCGAAACCAATGTTGATTATGGTAATCCAATTATTGAAGTAAAAATTGATAAAGAAGGCAAAAAACTACACATTATTGATCAAGGTTTGGGTATGACTGCTGACGAAGTAGAAAAATACATCAACCAACTGGCCTTTTCTGGTGCTGAAGAATTTTTGGAAAAATACAAAGATTCTGCAAAAGATTCTGGTATCATCGGACACTTTGGTTTAGGATTTTATTCTGCTTTTATGGTCGCTTCAAAAGTAGAGATCATTACCAAATCATACAAAGACGAGCCAGCTGCACACTGGATTTGTGACGGAAGTCCTGAATTCTCATTAGAACCAGCTGACAAAACAACACGTGGTACAGAAATCGTTTTGCACATTGCTGAAGATTCCCTTGACTTTTTGGAAGAAGGAAAAATCAGAGACCTATTAAACAAGTACAACAAGTTTATGCCTATTCCAATTAAATTTGGAACAACGACAGAAACATTACCAAAACCAGAAGATGCTCCAGAAGATTTTGTTGCTGAGACTGTAGAGGTAGACAATATCATAAACAATACAAATCCTGCTTGGACCAAAGCGCCTGCAGATTTAACAGATGAAGATTACAAAAAATTCTACCATGAATTGTACCCAATGCAGTTCGAGGAGCCATTGTTTCACATTCATTTAAATGTTGATTACCCATTTAACCTTACTGGTATTTTATATTTCCCAAAATTAAGTGGAGATATGCAAATGCAGAAAGACAAAATTCAATTGTACCAAAACCAAGTATACGTTACAGACAACGTAGAAGGAATTGTACCTGAGTTTTTGATGATGTTAAAAGGTGTGGTAGATTCACCAGATATTCCTTTAAATGTTTCTCGTTCAAGCTTACAAGCAGATGGTGCGGTTAAGAAAATTTCGAACTACATCACCCGTAAAGTAGCTGATAAACTAAAATCACTTTTCAATGAAAACCGTGAGGAATTCGAAAAGAAATGGAATGATATCAAAATCGTTTTGGAGTACGGAATGCTTTCTGAAGATAAATTCTACGAAAAAGCAGGTGCATTTGTTTTATACCCAACAGTAGACGACAAATATTATACGCTTGAAGAGTTGAAAGAGGCGATCAAAGAAAAACAAACTGACAAAGACGGAAAAACCGTTGTATTGTACGCTGGAAACAAAGAGCAACAACACTCTTATATCGAAACTGCAAAAGCAAAAGGATACGAAGTATTGTTATTAGACTCTCCGATTATCTCGCATTTGATTCAAAAAATCGAAGGTGACAATCAAAACCTAACTTTTGTTCGTGTCGATTCTGACCATATTGATAACTTAATCAAGAAAGACGAAACGGCTATTTCAAAATTATCTGACGAAGAGCAAACAAGTTTAAAAACAGTTCTAGAAGCTATTGTTCCTAAACAAAACTATACCGTTCAACTACAAGCCTTAGACAGTCAATCGGCGCCGTTTATCATTACGCAACCAGAATTCATGCGTAGAATGAAAGAAATGAGTCAATCAGGTGGTGGCGGAATGTTCGGAATGGGTAACATGCCAGAAATGTACAACCTAGTGGTGAATACAAACTCTGAATTGGCTACCAACATTTTGAACAATACAGACAAAACGGCCCAAGAAAGCTTAGTAAAACAAGCACTAGACTTAGCCAAATTATCTCAAAACCTTTTAAAAGGAGAAGCTTTGACTGCTTTTGTAAAAAGAAGTTTTGAATTGATTAAATAA
- a CDS encoding lipocalin family protein: protein MKKLILLCAMSIMMFACKTSSVTNTKLDNKSEKAMKGNWVISSVSYPGSEYIKVNSFDLADSKCFEGSAWKFVSNNNKGTMDLTSASCTAFSSPITWFVNQEGQFVLKVLNAGEKAKKVRSGYVLAVANQTETSFQLVDKINVGGKMTDVVYQFQKIN, encoded by the coding sequence ATGAAAAAACTTATCTTACTATGTGCAATGTCAATCATGATGTTTGCCTGCAAAACAAGTTCTGTTACCAACACAAAGTTGGACAATAAGTCTGAAAAAGCAATGAAAGGAAACTGGGTAATAAGCTCTGTAAGTTATCCTGGATCTGAATATATTAAAGTAAACTCCTTTGATCTAGCCGATTCAAAATGTTTTGAAGGAAGCGCTTGGAAATTTGTTTCGAATAACAACAAAGGGACTATGGACCTTACAAGTGCAAGTTGTACCGCTTTTAGCTCACCAATTACTTGGTTTGTTAATCAAGAAGGTCAATTTGTATTGAAAGTTTTGAATGCTGGTGAAAAAGCTAAGAAAGTAAGAAGCGGATATGTATTGGCAGTAGCTAATCAAACAGAAACGTCTTTTCAATTGGTTGACAAAATCAATGTTGGAGGAAAAATGACTGATGTTGTATACCAATTTCAAAAAATTAACTAA
- a CDS encoding OmpA family protein gives MKNISVIALALLMSVSSIFTSCESIKNTNSTQKGAGIGVVAGAILGGVLGNNLGKGGNGAMGAVLGGVIGGAAGGVIGNKMDKQARQIDEALPGAEVERVGEGIKLVLNENAVRFDTNKSTLTAAAKANLEKLIPVFQEYADTNITIFGYTDNTGAAEYNLKLSGERAAAVKSYLASKGLVGARFTISGMGIEDPIADNATPEGRSKNRRVEFAITANEKMLQDAQKESGN, from the coding sequence ATGAAAAATATATCTGTAATTGCATTGGCATTATTAATGTCTGTGAGTTCAATTTTCACAAGTTGTGAATCAATCAAAAATACAAACAGCACACAAAAAGGTGCTGGAATTGGTGTTGTAGCAGGAGCAATCCTTGGTGGAGTACTTGGTAACAACCTAGGAAAAGGTGGTAATGGTGCTATGGGTGCTGTACTTGGTGGTGTGATTGGTGGTGCTGCTGGTGGTGTGATTGGAAACAAAATGGACAAACAAGCCCGTCAAATTGACGAAGCACTTCCTGGAGCTGAAGTAGAAAGAGTAGGAGAAGGAATCAAATTGGTGTTGAATGAAAATGCGGTACGTTTTGATACTAACAAATCTACATTGACTGCTGCTGCAAAAGCAAACTTAGAAAAATTGATCCCAGTTTTTCAAGAGTACGCTGATACAAACATCACTATTTTTGGATATACTGACAATACAGGTGCTGCAGAATATAACTTGAAACTTTCAGGTGAAAGAGCTGCTGCGGTAAAATCATACTTAGCATCAAAAGGATTGGTTGGAGCACGTTTCACAATCTCAGGTATGGGAATCGAAGATCCTATCGCTGACAACGCAACCCCAGAAGGTAGAAGTAAAAACCGTCGTGTAGAATTTGCTATTACTGCAAATGAAAAAATGCTACAAGACGCTCAAAAAGAAAGCGGAAACTAA
- a CDS encoding ABC transporter ATP-binding protein, translating to MLQVQNISFAYTDKPVIQNISFAIEKGQNIAVIGESGCGKSTLLKLIYGLHDLDQGSILWNKYEILGPKFHLVPGMPFIKYLSQDFDLMPYTTVAENIGKFLSNVDKDQKAARVQELLEIVEMTAYADVKAKLLSGGQQQRVALARALALEPEILLLDEPFSHIDNFRKNALRRNLFAYLKNKGVTCIVATHDSTDALSFADQTIVLYDGQLVDMANSIDLYQAPINKYVASLFGEVNELQLSNLLMVDGDEDVAVLLYPHQLKLVDSGMMKVIVKQSYFKGSYYLIKAVFNRKVIFFEHEVALEFNQEVSLMMA from the coding sequence ATGCTTCAAGTTCAAAATATATCTTTTGCATATACAGATAAACCTGTGATTCAAAATATCTCTTTCGCTATAGAAAAAGGACAGAATATAGCGGTTATTGGAGAAAGTGGTTGTGGCAAAAGTACCTTACTCAAATTAATATACGGTTTACACGATTTGGATCAAGGCAGTATTTTGTGGAATAAGTACGAAATATTAGGACCTAAATTCCACTTGGTTCCCGGTATGCCGTTTATCAAGTATTTATCGCAAGATTTTGATTTGATGCCGTACACTACCGTAGCAGAAAATATTGGAAAGTTTTTGTCTAATGTTGACAAAGATCAAAAAGCAGCTCGCGTACAAGAATTACTTGAAATTGTTGAGATGACGGCTTATGCCGATGTAAAAGCAAAATTATTAAGTGGAGGACAACAACAAAGAGTTGCCCTAGCACGTGCCTTGGCGCTAGAGCCCGAAATTTTATTGCTTGACGAACCCTTTAGTCACATTGATAATTTCAGGAAAAATGCCTTGCGCCGTAATTTATTTGCTTATCTCAAAAATAAGGGAGTTACCTGTATCGTGGCTACGCATGATAGCACCGACGCGCTGTCATTTGCAGACCAAACCATTGTGCTTTATGATGGTCAATTGGTCGATATGGCGAACTCAATTGACTTGTACCAAGCACCAATTAACAAATATGTTGCCTCACTATTTGGGGAGGTCAATGAGTTGCAATTGTCCAATTTACTTATGGTAGATGGGGATGAAGACGTAGCCGTTTTGTTGTATCCACACCAATTGAAGTTGGTAGACAGCGGCATGATGAAAGTGATAGTCAAACAATCCTATTTCAAGGGAAGTTACTATTTGATAAAAGCAGTTTTTAATCGAAAAGTAATCTTTTTTGAACATGAAGTAGCTCTTGAGTTTAATCAAGAAGTGAGTTTGATGATGGCTTAG
- a CDS encoding 3-oxoacyl-ACP synthase III family protein: protein MFHSKITGLGFYVPPNVVTNDDLSKTIDTNDAWIQERTGIQERRHIIKGEDTTTTMGVKAAEIAIERAGVAKEDIDFVVFATLSPDYYFPGPGVLVQRDLGLRTVGALDVRNQCSGFIYALSVADQYIKTGMYKNILVIGSEVHSTGLDMTTRGRSVSVIFGDGAGAAVLSREEDLTKGILSTHLHSEGVHAEELSLKAPGMGGRWVTDILADNDPDDESYYPYMNGQFVFKNAVVRFSEVINEGLIANNLTVSDIDMLIPHQANLRISQFIQGKFKLNDDQVFNNIQKYGNTTAASIPIALTEAWEQGKIKEGDTLVLAAFGSGFTWASAIIKW, encoded by the coding sequence ATGTTTCACTCCAAAATAACAGGCTTGGGATTCTATGTCCCGCCAAATGTCGTCACCAATGACGATTTGTCAAAAACGATAGACACCAACGATGCTTGGATTCAAGAAAGAACCGGAATTCAAGAGCGTCGTCACATTATAAAAGGTGAAGATACGACCACCACAATGGGAGTAAAAGCAGCCGAAATTGCTATTGAGCGTGCAGGTGTAGCCAAAGAGGATATTGATTTTGTTGTTTTTGCTACGCTAAGTCCGGATTACTATTTTCCAGGACCTGGAGTTTTGGTACAACGTGATTTAGGTTTACGTACGGTAGGAGCACTGGATGTACGTAACCAATGTTCAGGTTTTATTTATGCATTATCTGTTGCAGATCAATACATTAAAACCGGAATGTACAAAAATATTTTGGTCATTGGGTCTGAGGTACATTCTACAGGATTGGACATGACTACAAGAGGACGATCTGTTTCTGTTATTTTTGGTGATGGTGCAGGTGCGGCAGTACTAAGCCGTGAAGAAGATTTGACTAAAGGAATTCTATCTACGCATTTACATTCTGAGGGAGTTCATGCCGAAGAGTTATCTTTGAAAGCACCAGGAATGGGCGGACGTTGGGTAACTGATATTCTTGCAGACAACGATCCAGATGACGAAAGCTACTATCCATACATGAACGGTCAATTTGTATTCAAAAATGCAGTGGTACGTTTTAGTGAAGTAATCAACGAAGGTTTGATTGCTAATAATTTGACTGTTTCAGATATTGATATGTTGATTCCGCATCAAGCCAATTTGAGAATTTCACAATTCATTCAAGGTAAGTTTAAACTGAATGATGACCAAGTTTTTAATAATATTCAAAAATACGGAAACACAACGGCAGCATCTATTCCGATTGCATTAACCGAAGCTTGGGAACAAGGAAAAATAAAAGAAGGAGACACTCTTGTTTTAGCCGCTTTTGGTAGTGGTTTTACTTGGGCTAGTGCGATTATCAAATGGTAA